In Prochlorococcus marinus CUG1435, the genomic window CTTTTATTGGGGCAATATTATCTTTAATTCCTCTTGGGCAACCTTTAATTATTAAAACTGGAGTTGCTGTATCTTCAGCAGGATTAAGTATTTTTGTTTCTGATAATTTATATGCAAGAGGTGCTTCTTATTATCTTAATCGTGCTTATGAAAAGGCAGAAAAAGGTAACTACTCAGGTGCAATTGCTGACTTTACAAGGGTGATAGAAATTAATCCAAAAGATGGAGGTGCATATTATGATCGTGGTGTGGCGAAACAAGCATTAAATGATTTTTATGGAGCAATATCTGATTACACAAGAGCAATAGAATTAAATCCATATGATTATGCAGCATATTACAACAGAGGTTTAGTTAAAGAAACAAAGGGCGATAACTATGGAGCAATATCTGATTACACAAGAGCAATAGAGATCAATTCAAAACTTGATAATGCATATTACAATCGTGGGATTGTTAAAAATAATTTAAAAGATTATTACGGGGCAATATCTGATTACACAAAAGCAATAGAAATTAATCCAACAAAACATGAAGCATACTCAAATCGTGGATTAAGTAAAGGATTGGGATTAAAGGATAAGAAAGGTGCTTGCGATGATTTTAAAAAAGCAGCATCTTTAGGAAATGATTTTCGAATAAGTTGGTTAAAGACTTCTGCAGGAAAATGGTGTAGAAATATGTAGTTTTTACTAAAGTTGGTTTATTGATGACAATTGAATTCTGAGATGCAAAAAACTCTTTTGATTATTTTTGGTTTTATGCCGACCTTTTGCTTTCTAGAGTATTTGAACAATACAAAATATAATTTTTCAATTTTTTCTCCACGGGTAAGAGCAGCAGAGAAATTTTCAACAAAAAAAATGAAGGAAAAAAGGGCAAATATTTACTTTAAAAATGCATTTAAAAAGTGGGAATCTGGAGATCTTAATGGTGCCTTATCAGATTATGATAAGGCGATTGAATTTTATCCTGATGCTTATGGTACATATTACAATCGTGGATTGGTCAATATTGAGTTAAAGAATTACTATCAAGCAATCACCGATTTTACTAATTCCCTTAATAAGAATTCAAAAAATGATGATGCCTATTATCAAAGAGGAGTTGTAAAAGAATGGGTAGGTGACATAAAAGGTGCATGCTTTGATATGGAAAAAGTTTTAGAAAATAGTTATGCAGAGAAATGGAATAATGACATAGCAAAATTAAAAAATTCTCGTTATGGTTCTGATCTGAAATTTGTTCAAAATAAGAGAGATATTAAGGTTAAAAATTGGATGAAAGAAAAATGTAATTAATTTTTTTTGAAACTTAAAATGTATTCTCTACAATTAGTTCATCTAATTAAAGGGATAAAGTATAAAGAATGGAAGTTTTCGGTTTTTCACGGGTTTGTCACGAACCTAATTGACCGTCTCTTATGAGAAATCCTATAAAGTCTGTTTTCACTAAACTTAGTATATTTAATAAAAGTCTTTTTAAATGAAAAAGAAAACTGCTTTTGTTGGTGCAATATTATCTTTAATGCCTATTGGGCAACC contains:
- a CDS encoding tetratricopeptide repeat protein, with the translated sequence MMKKRTAFIGAILSLIPLGQPLIIKTGVAVSSAGLSIFVSDNLYARGASYYLNRAYEKAEKGNYSGAIADFTRVIEINPKDGGAYYDRGVAKQALNDFYGAISDYTRAIELNPYDYAAYYNRGLVKETKGDNYGAISDYTRAIEINSKLDNAYYNRGIVKNNLKDYYGAISDYTKAIEINPTKHEAYSNRGLSKGLGLKDKKGACDDFKKAASLGNDFRISWLKTSAGKWCRNM